From Channa argus isolate prfri chromosome 18, Channa argus male v1.0, whole genome shotgun sequence, the proteins below share one genomic window:
- the LOC137103309 gene encoding proteinase-activated receptor 1-like codes for MLLLLVVVCAAAASSSAAAMNGIDPRTFMIIDKSDTDVTVEPLDLSLLDLTSNPNSPGIPAVSNTSRSDISEEALLFLKGTVSTVLMPSFYTLVCLISVPINMCAVLAFSRRIRPKKPSAIYMLNLACADLLLGLLLPFKISYHFGGNNWIFGPIMCRIVTGAFYWNMYCSVLLVACISVDRLLAVVYPINSLTWRRPWNARLACVTMWILSLAGSVPLVLSEQTYHLKQLDITTCHDVQTSHQLIWFYKVYFVTLCCILFFLPLLITVVSYTRVIWSLSRVPQGVPGRSRRKTRAVVMALTVLAMFVLCFTPTNCLLLAHYLQFNEDMTQEAPDGSYAAYLVFMCFGSLSCLLDPVIYYFGSSQCQRQLSSTMRCQKSAEVSGISHTSSSSYRSSSRMILKSSCTESSNINTSLPKKDSFQANNNSQYKKLLV; via the exons ATGTTACTGCTGCTGGTTGTGGTTTGCGCTGCTGCCGCTTCTTCCTCCGCTGCGGCCATGAACG GCATTGATCCCAGGACCTTTATGATTATTGACAAGTCAGACACAGATGTCACAGTCGAACCATTAGACTTGAGTTTACTCGATTTGACATCCAATCCAAACAGCCCTGGGATCCCTGCGGTGTCCAACACCAGCAGGTCAGACATCTCAGAAGAGGCGCTGCTGTTTCTCAAAGGTACTGTGTCCACTGTCCTCATGCCTTCCTTCTACACACTGGTCTGCCTCATCAGCGTGCCCATCAACATGTGCGCCGTGCTGGCCTTCTCTCGGAGGATCCGGCCCAAGAAGCCTTCAGCCATCTACATGCTGAACCTTGCCTGTGCCGACCTGCTCTTGGGCCTGTTGCTCCCCTTCAAGATCTCCTACCACTTCGGCGGCAACAACTGGATTTTTGGCCCGATCATGTGCCGCATAGTCACTGGGGCCTTCTACTGGAACATGTATTGCTCCGTTCTGCTCGTAGCTTGCATCAGTGTGGACCGGCTCCTTGCTGTGGTCTACCCCATCAACTCCTTGACCTGGAGGAGGCCATGGAATGCAAGGCTAGCCTGTGTAACCATGTGGATACTATCCCTCGCTGGCTCTGTGCCCCTCGTCCTCTCCGAGCAGACGTACCACCTAAAACAGCTGGACATCACCACCTGCCACGATGTCCAGACCTCACACCAGCTGATCTGGTTCTACAAAGTGTACTTCGTCACCCTGTGctgcatcctcttcttcctgCCTCTGCTCATCACAGTGGTGTCTTACACTCGGGTGATCTGGTCGCTGAGCAGGGTCCCACAGGGGGTCCCAGGGCGTTCGCGCAGAAAAACAAGAGCAGTGGTGATGGCTTTAACCGTGCTGGCgatgtttgtgctgtgtttcaCGCCCACAAACTGTCTGCTGCTAGCGCACTACCTGCAATTTAACGAAGACATGACCCAAGAGGCCCCTGATGGTTCCTACGCAGCCTATCtggtgtttatgtgttttgggAGTCTGAGCTGCCTCCTGGACCCTGTGATCTACTACTTTGGATCATCCCAATGCCAGAGACAACTATCCAGCACGATGAGGTGTCAGAAATCAGCAGAGGTCAGCGGCATTAGTCATACATCATCCAGTTCATACAGATCCAGCAGCAGAATGATTCTGAAATCCAGCTGCACAGAAAGCTCCAATATAAACACTTCACTCCCCAAAAAGGATTCTTTCCAAGCCAACAACAACAGCCAATACAAGAAACTACTGGTCTGA